A genomic segment from Neobacillus sp. YX16 encodes:
- a CDS encoding YpzG family protein has translation MGKQKSFQNKPFSTPWASAKHAHSQINGESKLTQDLIILQRETKKRSH, from the coding sequence ATGGGAAAACAAAAATCTTTTCAAAACAAACCATTTTCCACACCATGGGCGAGTGCTAAACATGCACATTCCCAAATAAATGGTGAAAGCAAGCTTACCCAAGACTTAATCATTTTACAGCGTGAAACTAAGAAGCGATCGCATTAG
- the argH gene encoding argininosuccinate lyase, producing MSKLWGGRFTKETNKLVEEFTASISFDQKLAKEDIAGSMAHVQMLGECGIIPTEDAEKIKTGLLEIKKMVDQDEVEFLVEDEDIHMNIEKLLIQKIGPVGGKLHTGRSRNDQVATDMHLYLRTKTTEIIKLIEDVQSSLLVQAKENVNTLIPGYTHLQRAQPVSFAHHVMAYFWMFERDKERLIDSLKRVNWLPLGAGALAGTTFPIKRERVAELLGFETIYPNSMDAVSDRDFILEFLSIGSIIMTHISRLSEELVIWSSQEFQFVELDDSFCTGSSIMPQKKNPDVPELLRGKTGRAFGNLIGLLTVLKGLPLAYNKDLQEDKEGMFDTVETLEGSLMLLAPMIESMTVNKDIMRKAINNDFSNATDIADYLVRKGLPFREAHEVIGKIVLYAIQNQKFLLDLSFDEYQEFSSLFEEDIYEVLSPEHVVAVRNSFGGTSPSQVVEQIKLAESKLSK from the coding sequence ATGTCCAAATTATGGGGCGGACGTTTTACAAAAGAAACAAATAAGCTTGTTGAGGAATTTACAGCTTCCATTTCCTTTGACCAAAAGCTTGCCAAAGAGGATATTGCCGGCAGTATGGCACATGTTCAAATGCTGGGTGAATGCGGCATTATCCCGACTGAGGATGCCGAAAAAATAAAAACGGGCTTACTTGAAATTAAAAAGATGGTTGACCAAGATGAGGTTGAGTTTTTAGTAGAAGACGAAGATATTCATATGAATATTGAAAAGTTATTGATTCAAAAAATTGGACCTGTTGGCGGCAAGCTCCATACCGGACGCAGTCGAAATGACCAAGTTGCAACTGATATGCACCTTTACCTAAGAACAAAGACAACTGAAATTATTAAATTAATTGAGGACGTTCAATCGTCACTGCTTGTACAGGCAAAAGAGAATGTTAATACATTAATCCCAGGTTATACTCACTTGCAGCGTGCCCAACCAGTGTCGTTCGCCCACCATGTAATGGCCTATTTCTGGATGTTTGAACGTGATAAAGAGAGATTGATTGATAGCTTAAAGCGTGTTAATTGGCTTCCGCTTGGTGCTGGCGCCTTAGCAGGGACAACTTTTCCTATTAAACGTGAACGTGTGGCAGAGCTGCTCGGATTTGAAACGATTTATCCAAATAGCATGGATGCCGTTAGTGACAGGGATTTTATATTAGAATTCCTTTCGATTGGTTCTATTATCATGACTCATATTTCAAGATTATCTGAAGAGCTTGTGATTTGGTCAAGCCAAGAGTTTCAATTTGTTGAGCTTGATGACTCCTTCTGTACAGGATCCAGCATTATGCCGCAAAAGAAGAACCCAGATGTTCCTGAGTTGTTAAGAGGAAAGACTGGCCGTGCTTTTGGAAATTTGATTGGCTTACTGACTGTCCTTAAGGGCTTGCCGCTTGCATACAATAAGGATTTACAAGAGGACAAGGAAGGGATGTTTGACACAGTGGAGACACTGGAAGGCTCCCTTATGCTGTTAGCTCCAATGATTGAAAGTATGACGGTAAACAAAGATATCATGCGAAAAGCGATTAATAACGATTTCTCAAATGCGACGGATATTGCCGATTATTTGGTTAGAAAAGGTCTGCCATTTAGAGAGGCACATGAAGTCATCGGAAAGATTGTTTTATATGCGATTCAGAACCAAAAATTCTTGCTTGATTTAAGTTTTGATGAATACCAAGAGTTCAGTTCTTTATTTGAAGAGGATATATATGAGGTTTTATCACCAGAACATGTTGTAGCCGTTCGAAATAGCTTCGGGGGCACATCACCATCACAAGTGGTAGAACAAATTAAGCTTGCTGAAAGTAAACTAAGTAAATAA
- a CDS encoding YfhJ family protein yields the protein MNDYHDRLAKLLLEKNELLSYNQALTWVELMWEDFETTAAKAGRDYLGSEMTERIVKQWIDTYGERLHDFVAKNPKYRDFLIQDKNKIN from the coding sequence ATGAACGATTATCACGATAGATTAGCAAAGCTGTTGTTAGAAAAAAACGAATTGCTCTCCTACAATCAAGCCCTGACCTGGGTTGAGTTGATGTGGGAGGACTTTGAAACCACCGCTGCGAAGGCAGGAAGAGATTACCTAGGCAGTGAGATGACGGAAAGAATTGTTAAACAATGGATTGATACTTATGGGGAAAGACTCCATGATTTTGTTGCCAAAAATCCAAAATATAGGGATTTCCTCATCCAAGATAAGAATAAAATAAATTAA
- a CDS encoding SDR family oxidoreductase: MKTIIVTGAGSGLGKELALLFSQQGYHVLLTGRTLDKLTAVKTEIEQGGGVADSVVLDLQNEADIFSKIQEISKNHKIVGLVNNAGVGHFGPFVNIPVKEISEMLNTNVLGTILMTKAVLPLLQEQGEGLLVNIISTAGLRGKVNEAVYAASKFAVRGFTESLQKEYENSMIKIKAIYMGGMDTPFWEGSTHIADTSRFRSPKEVAEIIMNQLDQDEIIIESKKS, encoded by the coding sequence GTGAAAACCATCATTGTTACCGGAGCAGGTTCTGGCTTGGGGAAAGAATTAGCCTTATTATTTTCGCAGCAGGGTTATCATGTCTTATTGACTGGGAGAACTCTTGATAAACTTACTGCTGTTAAAACCGAAATCGAACAAGGAGGCGGCGTGGCAGATTCCGTTGTTCTTGACTTACAGAACGAAGCAGATATTTTTTCAAAGATCCAAGAAATTAGCAAAAACCACAAAATTGTTGGGTTGGTTAACAATGCCGGTGTCGGTCATTTCGGACCGTTTGTGAACATTCCTGTGAAAGAAATCAGTGAAATGCTTAACACGAATGTTCTCGGAACGATTTTAATGACAAAAGCTGTCTTACCTTTACTGCAAGAACAAGGTGAAGGGCTGCTGGTGAATATTATTTCAACAGCGGGTTTAAGAGGAAAAGTGAATGAAGCTGTTTATGCCGCAAGTAAATTTGCTGTTAGGGGCTTTACGGAAAGCCTGCAAAAAGAGTACGAAAATAGCATGATTAAAATAAAAGCCATATATATGGGCGGCATGGATACCCCATTTTGGGAAGGGAGCACTCACATTGCCGACACTTCTCGTTTTCGTTCACCTAAAGAAGTAGCCGAAATAATAATGAATCAACTCGATCAAGATGAGATTATCATCGAAAGTAAAAAATCATGA
- a CDS encoding YfhD family protein, with protein sequence MGRSRGHNSRDKNKASLPQVPKNMKSDGNDVEYSAEFADHADLEAMARANAANQRVTNKRRK encoded by the coding sequence ATGGGTCGTTCGCGTGGACATAATTCTCGTGATAAAAACAAAGCATCTCTTCCACAGGTACCTAAGAACATGAAATCAGATGGAAACGATGTGGAGTATTCCGCTGAATTTGCGGATCATGCAGATCTTGAAGCAATGGCACGAGCGAATGCAGCCAACCAGCGCGTTACAAATAAGCGTAGAAAATAA
- a CDS encoding carbon-nitrogen hydrolase family protein, whose amino-acid sequence MKLRVSVVQYHLHTIQSFEEFAAQCEHYIKTAEEFGAEFVLFPEFFTTQLLSIGNGQGQSLTINDLPAYTDQYRELFSNFAKQTNMHIIAGTHVIEKGGKLYNTAHLFYPDGRIGEQAKLHITPTEVNEWNMEKGDSFQIFETDKGKIALLTCYDIEFPEIVRMAKAKGADVIFCPSCTDDRHGFHRVRYTSHARAVENQVYVVLTGTVGALPTVDFMRANFGQAVIITPNDIPFPPKGILVEGELNNDMVVTADLDLELLYEVRERGSVTTWRDRRTDLYPDWEK is encoded by the coding sequence ATGAAATTACGTGTCTCAGTTGTTCAGTATCACTTACATACGATTCAGTCCTTTGAAGAATTTGCCGCACAATGCGAGCATTATATAAAAACCGCTGAGGAATTTGGAGCAGAGTTCGTTCTTTTCCCTGAGTTCTTCACCACACAGCTGCTATCAATAGGAAATGGGCAGGGCCAGAGTCTGACTATCAATGACTTACCAGCTTACACAGATCAATACCGAGAATTGTTCTCGAATTTTGCCAAACAAACCAACATGCACATCATTGCTGGTACACATGTTATTGAAAAGGGCGGTAAGCTTTATAATACGGCGCATTTATTTTATCCAGATGGAAGGATTGGCGAACAGGCAAAGCTCCATATTACCCCTACAGAAGTGAACGAGTGGAACATGGAGAAAGGTGACAGTTTTCAAATATTCGAAACGGACAAAGGAAAAATTGCCCTGCTCACTTGCTATGACATTGAGTTCCCAGAAATTGTCCGGATGGCCAAAGCAAAAGGAGCCGATGTTATATTCTGTCCTTCATGTACCGACGACCGCCACGGCTTCCATCGTGTTCGCTACACTAGCCATGCAAGGGCAGTTGAAAATCAGGTTTATGTTGTCTTAACCGGTACTGTTGGTGCCCTGCCAACCGTCGATTTCATGCGTGCTAATTTCGGTCAGGCTGTAATCATAACTCCAAATGATATTCCGTTCCCGCCAAAAGGTATCTTAGTGGAAGGGGAACTGAACAACGATATGGTTGTGACAGCAGACCTTGATCTGGAATTATTATATGAAGTTAGAGAACGAGGTTCCGTAACAACTTGGCGTGATCGTCGAACTGATTTATATCCGGATTGGGAAAAATAA
- the recX gene encoding recombination regulator RecX translates to MAVITKITTQQKNTDRFNIFMDYGKGEEYAFSVDSAVLIRFELKKGMEIDEFSILEIQFQDDIRKAYNRAVNYLARRMRSEKEIKDYLAQKEIEEPIIKEVIHKLAAQKYINDEEYALSFVRTQINTTDKGPDLIRMELKERGINEGIIKHAIAVYSVENQVEKAIKVAEKLIKKSSKESQRIVKQKAEQFLLRKGYPFDVIHLALTEANTDKEQDEEMEAIRYQGEKTQRKYSNFTGFEYSQKMKQALFRKGFSMDLIEKYLEEVGKS, encoded by the coding sequence ATGGCTGTTATTACAAAAATCACCACACAGCAGAAAAATACAGATCGCTTTAATATTTTTATGGACTATGGAAAAGGTGAAGAATATGCCTTTAGTGTTGATAGTGCTGTATTGATTCGATTTGAATTAAAGAAAGGGATGGAGATTGATGAATTTTCCATCTTAGAGATACAATTTCAAGACGATATCAGGAAGGCCTATAATCGTGCAGTTAATTATTTGGCAAGAAGAATGAGATCTGAAAAAGAGATAAAGGACTATCTTGCACAAAAGGAAATAGAAGAACCTATTATTAAAGAAGTTATTCATAAATTAGCTGCTCAAAAATATATTAATGATGAGGAATATGCCCTTTCTTTTGTAAGAACCCAAATTAATACGACAGATAAAGGTCCAGACTTAATCCGTATGGAGTTAAAAGAGAGAGGCATCAATGAGGGGATAATCAAACATGCAATAGCGGTTTACTCTGTAGAAAATCAAGTTGAAAAAGCTATTAAGGTGGCAGAAAAGTTAATCAAAAAGAGTTCAAAGGAATCTCAACGAATCGTTAAGCAAAAAGCAGAGCAATTCCTATTAAGGAAGGGCTACCCCTTCGATGTGATTCATCTGGCGCTAACTGAAGCAAATACCGATAAGGAACAAGATGAGGAAATGGAAGCCATAAGGTATCAAGGCGAAAAAACACAGCGGAAATATAGTAATTTTACCGGTTTTGAATACAGCCAAAAAATGAAACAAGCTCTTTTCCGTAAAGGATTTTCAATGGATTTGATTGAAAAATATTTAGAAGAAGTCGGAAAATCATGA
- a CDS encoding small, acid-soluble spore protein K: MRNKARNFPNQNNNKLEGEPRAKAEYASKRADGTINTHPQERMRASGERENDTPEYF; this comes from the coding sequence GTGAGAAATAAAGCACGGAATTTCCCTAACCAAAATAACAACAAGTTAGAGGGAGAGCCACGGGCAAAAGCAGAATATGCTTCAAAAAGAGCGGATGGCACAATTAATACCCATCCACAAGAGCGGATGCGTGCTTCTGGTGAGCGTGAAAATGATACACCTGAGTATTTTTAA
- a CDS encoding YfhH family protein: MQQEKRYSTMTEHELKQEIAQLLEKGRKAEQMGMVSEYAVLERKAAMARSYLLDPTAFKPGEIYELEGDPGEYFKIDYMNGVFAWGYRLKGDGKEEALPISMLKGLK; encoded by the coding sequence ATGCAGCAGGAGAAACGATATAGTACGATGACAGAGCATGAATTAAAGCAGGAAATTGCCCAGTTGTTAGAAAAAGGGAGAAAAGCAGAGCAAATGGGTATGGTTAGTGAATATGCAGTTTTAGAAAGAAAAGCAGCGATGGCTCGATCCTATTTGTTAGATCCTACTGCTTTTAAACCTGGTGAAATATATGAGCTTGAAGGCGACCCTGGGGAATATTTTAAGATTGACTATATGAATGGTGTCTTTGCTTGGGGATACCGCTTAAAGGGTGATGGCAAAGAAGAAGCATTGCCAATTTCGATGCTAAAAGGGTTAAAATAA
- a CDS encoding YfhE family protein, giving the protein MAEKKKKDKDRGKYSLTSMQEVSYQREFKMADRAGGFHDKKTRL; this is encoded by the coding sequence ATGGCAGAAAAGAAGAAAAAAGATAAGGATAGAGGAAAATATTCACTTACAAGTATGCAGGAAGTATCCTACCAGCGTGAATTTAAAATGGCAGACCGTGCTGGCGGCTTCCATGACAAAAAGACTCGATTATAA
- a CDS encoding metal-dependent hydrolase — MDTGTHVVMGIALGGLATLDPIVAGSSVTTTSVLIATIAGSQIPDIDTVLKLRNNAIYIRNHRGVTHSIPAILLWPLILLAVIYPFFPNANLLHLWGWTFAAVFIHVFVDIFNAYGTQALRPFTSKWVALGVINTFDPIIFGIHIVAIIIWVFGADPGYTFLTMFVVLFGYYLLRFYAQGKVKAEVKKLIPDATEIIIAPTMKFHLWRIAAMNEGEFFVGKAVGSNVEILDRFKRVPVPETPVLEAAKKDKNLAAFLSFSPVYRWELDEYDDYYEVRFIDLRYRSNGHYPFVAVVQLDLQLNPVSSYTGWVFSEQKLRKKLSIIPS, encoded by the coding sequence TTGGATACTGGAACTCATGTTGTAATGGGAATTGCACTAGGCGGTCTGGCTACTCTTGATCCTATAGTAGCTGGCAGCTCTGTAACAACAACAAGTGTATTAATTGCCACGATTGCAGGCTCACAAATACCTGATATTGATACCGTTTTAAAGTTAAGAAATAATGCCATCTATATTCGTAATCATCGAGGAGTCACCCATTCTATTCCAGCTATACTTTTATGGCCTCTTATTCTTTTAGCAGTGATTTATCCTTTTTTTCCCAATGCAAATCTTCTCCACCTGTGGGGGTGGACGTTTGCAGCGGTGTTTATCCATGTGTTTGTAGACATTTTTAACGCCTATGGTACGCAGGCTCTTAGACCATTTACGTCAAAATGGGTTGCGCTTGGAGTAATTAATACCTTTGACCCAATTATCTTTGGAATTCACATAGTCGCCATTATTATTTGGGTTTTTGGTGCAGATCCCGGTTATACATTTTTAACGATGTTTGTCGTGTTATTTGGATATTACCTCCTTCGGTTTTATGCTCAAGGTAAAGTTAAGGCAGAAGTTAAGAAGTTAATTCCAGACGCAACGGAAATCATAATTGCACCAACTATGAAGTTTCATCTTTGGAGAATTGCTGCGATGAACGAAGGGGAGTTTTTTGTCGGCAAAGCGGTAGGATCGAATGTCGAGATACTAGACCGTTTTAAGCGAGTGCCGGTACCGGAAACACCTGTACTAGAAGCCGCTAAAAAAGATAAAAACTTAGCTGCCTTCCTGTCGTTCTCGCCTGTCTATCGATGGGAATTAGATGAGTACGATGACTATTACGAAGTTCGTTTTATTGATCTAAGATATCGAAGCAATGGACATTATCCGTTCGTGGCAGTCGTACAGTTAGATTTACAGTTGAACCCAGTTAGTTCCTATACCGGCTGGGTGTTCAGTGAGCAGAAACTCCGTAAAAAGCTCAGTATAATTCCTAGTTAA
- a CDS encoding GNAT family N-acetyltransferase: MYHSEFFVFDQEKPIPVVSRNYTQDDFDALIQIQSECFPPPFPSELWWNKEQLSNHVMLFPEGAICIEVDGTLAGSLTGLCVNFDPNHMEHTWEEMTDHGYITNHNPNGNTLYIVDISVRPKFRKLGLGKLMMQAMYHVVIQKKLERLLGCGRMPGYHKLADTMTPERYLNKVLKGDLKDPVITFLLRCGRVPIGIVENYLDDEESCHYAALMEWKNPFLKEKGSLS; the protein is encoded by the coding sequence TTGTATCATAGTGAATTCTTTGTTTTTGACCAAGAAAAGCCAATTCCAGTGGTCAGTCGTAATTACACACAAGATGATTTTGACGCGCTCATTCAAATTCAGTCTGAATGCTTTCCTCCTCCATTTCCATCGGAATTATGGTGGAATAAAGAGCAATTATCCAATCATGTCATGCTTTTTCCAGAAGGTGCTATATGTATTGAAGTGGATGGTACATTAGCAGGTTCCCTCACAGGTCTTTGTGTCAATTTTGACCCTAACCATATGGAACATACATGGGAGGAAATGACGGATCATGGATACATTACAAATCATAATCCCAATGGTAACACACTATATATTGTGGATATCAGTGTACGCCCAAAATTCCGAAAGCTTGGTCTTGGAAAACTGATGATGCAGGCCATGTATCATGTTGTGATTCAAAAAAAACTTGAGAGGCTGCTTGGCTGCGGAAGAATGCCTGGTTATCATAAACTGGCAGATACGATGACACCGGAGAGGTATTTAAATAAAGTCCTAAAAGGGGATTTAAAAGATCCTGTTATTACCTTTCTGCTTCGTTGCGGAAGAGTGCCAATTGGCATTGTAGAAAATTACCTTGATGATGAGGAATCATGTCATTATGCTGCATTAATGGAGTGGAAAAATCCATTTTTAAAAGAGAAGGGGAGTCTAAGCTGA
- the mutY gene encoding A/G-specific adenine glycosylase — MVNELKNIEKITIENFQEDLISWFKAEQRELPWRKDQDPYKVWVSEIMLQQTRVDTVIPYFNRFIEWFPTIEDLANANDDKVLKAWEGLGYYSRVRNLHSAVKEVNEKYDGQVPNTPKEISNLKGVGPYTAGAILSIAYGIPEPAVDGNVMRVLSRILSIWEDIAKPSTRKVFENAVRQLISHEDPSAFNQALMELGALICTPTSPSCLLCPVRDHCQGFHEGVESELPIKTKKNSQKNVELAAIIVKNEMGKVLIHKRPETGLLANLWEFPNVEIHQPLLMDRTQITDLFKDSFDMNIMLDKGIGQIEHIFSHLIWNIRVFTGTIGSDFSEGNGWKFISLDEMEDYAFPVSYHKILKLYNNYTKK, encoded by the coding sequence ATGGTAAATGAGTTGAAAAATATAGAAAAAATCACAATAGAAAATTTTCAAGAGGATTTAATCTCCTGGTTTAAAGCCGAACAACGCGAATTGCCATGGAGAAAAGACCAAGACCCTTATAAAGTATGGGTGTCAGAAATCATGCTGCAGCAGACAAGAGTTGATACGGTTATTCCTTATTTTAATCGATTTATTGAATGGTTTCCAACGATAGAAGACCTTGCGAACGCAAATGATGATAAAGTTCTTAAAGCATGGGAAGGACTAGGTTATTATTCGCGAGTAAGGAATTTACATTCAGCTGTAAAAGAAGTAAACGAAAAATACGATGGTCAGGTACCAAATACTCCAAAAGAAATTTCAAACCTAAAGGGGGTTGGTCCCTACACGGCTGGTGCAATTTTGAGTATTGCCTATGGTATACCTGAACCCGCAGTGGATGGTAATGTCATGAGGGTTTTATCACGTATCCTCTCGATTTGGGAGGATATCGCAAAGCCATCTACTAGGAAGGTATTTGAAAATGCTGTTAGACAGCTAATCTCCCATGAAGATCCTTCTGCGTTTAATCAGGCATTAATGGAACTTGGCGCATTAATTTGCACGCCAACATCGCCTTCTTGTTTACTCTGCCCTGTACGGGATCATTGTCAAGGTTTTCATGAGGGAGTAGAGTCAGAACTTCCAATTAAGACGAAAAAGAACTCACAAAAAAATGTTGAACTAGCAGCAATTATTGTAAAAAATGAAATGGGAAAAGTACTAATTCATAAACGTCCTGAAACTGGACTATTAGCAAATTTATGGGAGTTTCCAAATGTTGAAATTCATCAACCATTACTGATGGATCGTACTCAAATCACTGATCTTTTCAAAGATTCCTTTGATATGAATATTATGCTTGATAAAGGTATTGGTCAAATAGAACACATTTTTTCCCATTTAATTTGGAATATCCGTGTATTTACAGGAACAATTGGTTCCGATTTTTCTGAAGGTAATGGTTGGAAATTTATTTCCTTAGATGAAATGGAAGATTATGCCTTTCCGGTTTCTTATCATAAAATCCTAAAGCTATATAATAATTATACAAAAAAATGA
- a CDS encoding GNAT family N-acetyltransferase, which translates to MEYIRITSITDPNFKKLHDLMKDIFPPEEVLEYELWKEPLEDTGIRVFVAVNGDEVVGATEYRYYPDWNIAMTDFTIISKPGLSLGRFLAQNRLKDLNKLAAKNDKELFGMFAEIYDPYRVGHEFGGVKVMDPYVRREVLSHLGYKRIDLDYVHPSWENDGEAVKGLDFCFMPMNDELESISAALVADFLTDYYSILSNKPQEWLEMIEQLRSKETISLLPL; encoded by the coding sequence ATGGAATATATACGTATAACAAGTATTACAGATCCAAATTTTAAAAAACTACATGACTTAATGAAAGATATTTTTCCGCCAGAGGAAGTATTAGAGTATGAATTATGGAAGGAACCTCTAGAAGACACAGGTATTCGTGTATTTGTTGCAGTGAATGGCGATGAGGTTGTTGGTGCAACGGAGTATCGCTATTATCCAGATTGGAATATAGCGATGACAGATTTCACCATTATAAGCAAACCGGGTCTTAGCCTGGGAAGATTTTTAGCACAAAACCGCTTAAAGGACTTGAACAAGCTTGCAGCTAAAAACGATAAAGAACTTTTCGGTATGTTTGCTGAAATATATGACCCCTACCGGGTAGGTCATGAATTTGGCGGTGTCAAAGTTATGGATCCTTATGTACGCCGCGAGGTTCTTTCGCATTTAGGTTATAAACGAATTGATTTAGACTATGTTCACCCTTCTTGGGAGAATGATGGTGAGGCTGTGAAGGGACTCGATTTTTGCTTTATGCCAATGAATGATGAGCTAGAATCTATATCTGCTGCACTTGTAGCTGATTTTCTTACTGACTATTACTCCATTCTTTCAAATAAGCCACAGGAATGGCTCGAAATGATTGAACAATTAAGGAGTAAGGAAACCATCTCCTTATTGCCGCTTTAA